The following coding sequences are from one Collimonas arenae window:
- a CDS encoding sterol desaturase family protein, whose amino-acid sequence MSVLSTILKFSVVIVLLASIVEAIVLSITLGKDAYDWKAACVSVVDFLIREYPLHWLLPLLFWIDLMDWFWRHRLWTLPMFHWSGWLACFVGQEFFYYWYHRMAHRVRWFWCTHAVHHSPNQLNLSAAYRFGWTGRLTGSLLFFMLAPFLGMPPRIVLMLLSLNLLYQFWIHATWIPRLGPLEWLLNTPSAHRVHHASNPEYLDGNYGGVLIIFDRLFGTYISERADVPCRFGLVTPVKTYNLLVIEFDEWKKLAHDLKMARTAREALTYLLKPPGWRHDGNGETTEDLKRRSVLRNTL is encoded by the coding sequence ATGAGCGTTTTGTCCACAATCCTTAAATTTTCTGTCGTCATAGTCCTGCTGGCTTCAATCGTCGAAGCAATCGTACTATCGATTACGCTAGGGAAAGATGCTTATGACTGGAAGGCGGCTTGCGTATCAGTGGTCGACTTCCTAATCCGCGAATATCCATTGCACTGGTTGCTCCCATTGTTGTTTTGGATCGATTTGATGGATTGGTTCTGGCGACATCGGCTATGGACGTTGCCAATGTTCCATTGGAGTGGCTGGCTTGCATGCTTTGTCGGGCAAGAGTTCTTCTATTATTGGTATCACCGCATGGCGCACCGCGTGCGATGGTTCTGGTGTACCCACGCTGTTCACCATTCACCCAATCAGCTCAATTTGTCGGCAGCATACCGTTTTGGATGGACCGGGCGTCTTACGGGCTCGTTACTATTCTTCATGCTAGCCCCGTTTCTCGGCATGCCACCGCGTATTGTCTTGATGTTGTTGTCGCTGAATCTCTTATATCAGTTCTGGATTCACGCAACCTGGATTCCACGCCTTGGACCGTTGGAGTGGCTGCTGAACACACCATCGGCTCATCGCGTGCACCATGCGTCGAATCCAGAATATCTAGACGGAAATTACGGCGGAGTACTGATTATCTTTGACCGCCTCTTTGGCACGTACATCAGCGAGAGAGCCGATGTGCCATGTCGCTTCGGATTAGTAACGCCTGTCAAAACTTACAATCTGCTCGTCATCGAATTCGACGAGTGGAAAAAGCTAGCTCATGATCTGAAAATGGCGCGAACAGCGCGAGAAGCTCTGACCTACTTACTGAAGCCACCGGGTTGGCGACATGATGGAAATGGGGAAACAACCGAAGACCTTAAGCGGAGGTCTGTATTGAGAAATACGCTATAG